The following proteins are encoded in a genomic region of Streptomyces sp. NBC_01723:
- a CDS encoding Wzz/FepE/Etk N-terminal domain-containing protein, which translates to MSDDTIRLVTIGRMLRRRRRLFAVLAVLGALVGYGASLLFPPRYTTSASVLLPGQWEQRELLTQAEIATSSEVVDRAAAALHWSGVDGIDLREQVGAKATDGNIIKISGTADSPGRAQRLSDEVAQQFVSFAARIAGDNTGSDAATESEALRQQVVRTNRRITDLADSADPGRTVESVQARTELAKLRTTLADAMNKLEQADGATGKANLVVMGPAARPTGEAPPTRVHLVVGGALLFLLLAVIGHLVTARMNRRPRTGQEIAGALGSALLGTVDVPGERSASRPEGRGRGSRIGGLLGIDTPWDTPPPRASGDEEGRRIRYRRVCARLRDRLPAPRRLLVVVPDGDETARRAARQLVAEAGSDALLRVAEISVERPMVPDRDAESGALVVLGAGSRTAGELAGIAEACADAGHEVVGVVVATTVLAPRARAAARPPRHTASAVAVGDDARGGSA; encoded by the coding sequence TTGAGCGATGACACCATACGTCTGGTCACGATCGGGCGGATGCTGCGCAGGCGTCGGCGGCTCTTCGCCGTCCTCGCCGTGTTGGGCGCACTCGTCGGCTACGGCGCCTCCTTGCTGTTCCCGCCGAGATACACGACGTCGGCATCCGTCCTCCTGCCCGGGCAGTGGGAGCAGCGCGAGCTGCTGACCCAGGCGGAGATCGCGACCAGTTCGGAGGTGGTCGACCGCGCGGCCGCCGCGCTGCACTGGAGCGGCGTTGACGGCATCGACCTGCGGGAGCAGGTGGGCGCCAAGGCCACCGACGGGAACATCATCAAGATCTCGGGTACGGCCGACAGCCCTGGGCGCGCGCAGCGGCTCTCCGACGAGGTGGCCCAGCAGTTCGTCTCCTTCGCCGCGCGGATCGCGGGCGACAACACCGGTTCCGACGCGGCCACGGAGTCCGAGGCGCTGCGGCAGCAGGTGGTGCGGACCAACCGCCGCATCACCGATCTGGCCGACTCGGCCGACCCCGGACGGACCGTGGAGAGCGTGCAGGCCCGCACCGAACTGGCGAAGCTGCGTACCACCCTGGCGGACGCCATGAACAAGCTGGAGCAGGCCGACGGCGCGACGGGCAAGGCCAACCTGGTCGTCATGGGGCCGGCGGCCCGGCCGACCGGCGAGGCCCCGCCGACGCGGGTGCACCTCGTCGTGGGCGGGGCGCTGCTGTTTCTCCTGCTCGCGGTCATCGGCCATCTCGTCACCGCACGGATGAATCGCCGGCCGCGCACCGGCCAGGAGATCGCCGGGGCGCTCGGCTCGGCGCTGCTGGGTACCGTCGACGTACCCGGTGAGCGGTCGGCGTCCCGACCGGAAGGCCGTGGCCGAGGGTCCCGGATCGGCGGCCTGCTGGGCATCGACACGCCGTGGGACACGCCGCCCCCGCGGGCGTCCGGCGACGAGGAGGGCAGGCGGATCCGCTACCGGCGGGTGTGCGCTCGCCTCCGGGACCGGCTGCCGGCCCCTCGGCGGCTGCTGGTGGTCGTACCGGACGGCGACGAGACCGCCCGTCGGGCCGCCCGGCAACTGGTCGCGGAGGCCGGGAGCGATGCGCTGCTGCGGGTGGCGGAAATCTCGGTGGAGCGGCCGATGGTGCCTGATCGCGACGCCGAGTCCGGTGCCCTGGTCGTGCTCGGCGCGGGCAGTCGGACCGCCGGCGAGCTGGCCGGCATCGCCGAAGCCTGTGCGGACGCCGGGCATGAGGTCGTCGGTGTCGTCGTCGCCACCACCGTCCTGGCCCCCCGGGCCCGGGCGGCCGCGCGCCCTCCGCGTCACACGGCGTCGGCGGTCGCGGTCGGCGACGACGCGAGGGGAGGTTCGGCATGA
- the asnB gene encoding asparagine synthase (glutamine-hydrolyzing) has product MCGIAGAYRWPDGKAVADRLTDVLAHRGPDGAGRYSHPVGEGEVHLGHRRLAIIDLTETGAQPMVSGGLVLTYNGELYNAPELRTELAAAGVRFRGTSDTEVLLEAWRRWGTDCLPRLRGMFAFGIFDERTGDLVLARDQLGVKPLFLLRRGEGLVFASELKALAAVTGGSLEVDHGALVASLLYYWVPDSRCALRGAEKLPPGSWLRCRPDGRVERGRYWNLKDVAAEGRERALSGERPDVAAVVEESTRRHLLSDVPVATFLSGGLDSSYLTALAARDRPGISAYTIGFRAEDARFEAMPDDLRHARRVAEQFGVDLHEIEIAPDVLDLLPRMTYHLDEPIGDPAAINTFLICEAAREAGVKVMLSGMGADELFAGYRKHLANLLALRYQRVPRPLRRGVSAAVDRLPVATARRGYRSVRFAKRFLSFAELPEETAFRRSYTMYDRDELLALVDPDLAGTVEDVLTEHADVYQDNDLDDFVNRMCLGDARMFLPGLNLAYTDRSSMAASTEVRVPYVDVEVVKAAFAVPGDRKIAGRQGKAVLKEAAVSVLPREIVYRPKGLFSAPLRAWMSRDLAPLVREVVHDGELVRAGLLRRDALARLVAEDAAGHRDYSKHLWHVLTLEYWYRGVLSGAGQNSPSTA; this is encoded by the coding sequence ATGTGTGGCATCGCAGGCGCATACCGATGGCCGGACGGGAAGGCCGTGGCCGACCGGCTGACCGACGTCCTCGCCCACCGCGGCCCGGACGGGGCGGGCCGCTACAGCCACCCCGTCGGTGAGGGCGAAGTGCACCTCGGGCACCGCCGGCTGGCCATCATCGACCTGACCGAGACGGGCGCCCAGCCGATGGTCTCGGGGGGCCTCGTCCTGACGTACAACGGCGAGCTGTACAACGCGCCGGAGCTGCGCACCGAGCTGGCGGCCGCCGGGGTGCGCTTTCGCGGTACGTCCGACACCGAGGTGCTGCTGGAGGCGTGGCGGCGCTGGGGCACCGACTGCCTGCCCAGGCTGCGCGGCATGTTCGCGTTCGGGATCTTCGACGAGCGGACCGGTGACCTGGTCCTCGCCCGCGACCAGCTCGGCGTCAAGCCGCTGTTCCTGCTCCGGCGCGGCGAGGGCCTGGTGTTCGCCTCCGAGCTGAAGGCGCTCGCCGCCGTGACCGGCGGGTCGCTGGAGGTGGACCACGGGGCGCTGGTCGCCTCGCTGCTGTACTACTGGGTGCCGGACTCGCGCTGCGCGTTGCGCGGGGCGGAGAAGCTGCCGCCGGGGAGCTGGCTGCGGTGCCGGCCCGACGGCCGGGTGGAGCGCGGCCGGTACTGGAACCTGAAGGACGTTGCAGCCGAGGGCCGGGAGCGGGCGCTGAGCGGCGAACGGCCGGACGTCGCGGCCGTCGTCGAGGAGTCGACCCGGCGGCACCTGCTCTCCGACGTGCCCGTGGCGACGTTCCTCTCCGGCGGGCTGGACTCCAGCTACCTGACCGCGCTGGCCGCCCGCGACCGGCCCGGGATCTCCGCGTACACGATCGGATTCCGCGCCGAGGACGCCAGGTTCGAGGCGATGCCCGACGACCTGCGTCACGCCCGGCGGGTGGCCGAGCAGTTCGGCGTCGACCTGCACGAGATCGAGATCGCACCCGACGTGCTCGACCTGCTGCCCCGGATGACGTACCACCTGGACGAGCCGATCGGCGACCCCGCGGCGATCAACACGTTCCTGATCTGCGAGGCCGCCCGGGAGGCCGGGGTCAAGGTGATGCTCTCGGGAATGGGCGCCGACGAGCTGTTCGCCGGGTACCGCAAGCACCTGGCCAACCTGCTCGCGCTGCGCTACCAGCGCGTCCCGCGTCCCCTGCGGCGCGGCGTGTCCGCGGCCGTGGACCGGCTGCCGGTCGCCACGGCCCGTCGCGGGTACCGGTCGGTGCGCTTCGCGAAGCGGTTCCTCTCCTTCGCCGAACTGCCCGAGGAGACCGCGTTCCGGCGCAGCTACACCATGTACGACCGGGACGAGCTGCTCGCCCTGGTCGATCCCGACCTGGCCGGGACGGTGGAGGACGTGCTGACCGAGCACGCCGACGTGTACCAGGACAACGACCTCGACGACTTCGTCAACCGGATGTGCCTGGGTGACGCCCGGATGTTCCTGCCGGGTCTGAACCTCGCGTACACGGACCGGTCGAGCATGGCCGCGTCGACCGAGGTGCGGGTGCCGTACGTGGACGTCGAGGTGGTCAAGGCGGCCTTCGCCGTGCCCGGTGACCGCAAGATCGCCGGACGCCAGGGCAAGGCGGTCCTCAAGGAGGCGGCCGTCTCCGTCCTGCCCCGGGAGATCGTGTACCGGCCCAAGGGCCTGTTCAGCGCTCCGCTGCGGGCCTGGATGAGCCGGGATCTGGCACCGCTGGTCCGTGAGGTGGTGCACGACGGCGAGCTGGTACGAGCCGGGTTGCTGCGCCGCGACGCGCTGGCCCGGCTGGTCGCCGAGGACGCCGCCGGGCACCGGGACTACTCCAAGCATCTGTGGCACGTGCTGACCCTCGAGTACTGGTATCGCGGCGTGCTCTCCGGGGCCGGCCAGAACTCTCCCTCGACGGCGTAG
- a CDS encoding glycosyltransferase family 4 protein has protein sequence MLGDTASNDAKNGARPERRALILVENLSVPFDRRVWQECTTLRDAGWTVHVICPRGTKRDTEPEAEIDGVRIHRYPLRAATGGPAGYLREYGAALWHTVRLARKVGPVHVVHACNPPDLLFLPALWMKRRGARFVFDQHDLVPELYLSRFGRGEDLLYRGVRALERLTYRAADVVIATNESYRDVAVRRGGRRPADVFVVRSAPDVDRFHPVPPEPELKRGKPHLLCYLGVMGPQDGVDYALRALARLRDDLGRTDWHAVFVGAGDTFEEMVELSRRLGLAEQVQFTGRIPDADLVRYLSTADVCLSPDPRNPLNDVSTMNKVLEYMVMGRPIVSFDLREARVSAGDAAVYAPANDEAEFAGLIALLLDDPERRERMGKLGQERIGGQLSWRNSQRSLLAAYAAACDGRTPVPSAGTSVQGGSRTVER, from the coding sequence TTGCTTGGTGACACGGCGTCGAACGACGCGAAGAACGGTGCCCGGCCGGAACGGCGCGCGCTGATCCTGGTGGAGAACCTGTCGGTCCCGTTCGACCGGCGGGTGTGGCAGGAGTGCACGACGCTGCGCGACGCGGGCTGGACGGTGCACGTCATCTGCCCCCGGGGAACGAAGCGGGACACGGAGCCGGAGGCGGAGATCGACGGGGTGCGGATCCACCGCTACCCGTTGCGTGCGGCCACCGGAGGACCGGCCGGCTATCTGCGGGAGTACGGGGCGGCGTTGTGGCACACGGTCCGGCTGGCCCGGAAGGTCGGCCCGGTCCACGTGGTCCACGCCTGCAACCCGCCCGACCTGCTGTTCCTGCCCGCGTTGTGGATGAAGCGGCGCGGCGCGCGGTTCGTCTTCGACCAGCACGACCTGGTTCCCGAGCTGTACCTGTCCCGGTTCGGCCGAGGCGAGGACCTGCTCTACCGCGGTGTGCGCGCGCTGGAGCGGCTCACCTACCGGGCCGCGGACGTCGTGATCGCCACGAACGAGAGCTACCGGGACGTCGCGGTGCGCCGTGGCGGCCGGCGCCCGGCGGACGTCTTCGTGGTCCGCAGCGCTCCCGACGTCGACCGGTTCCACCCGGTGCCGCCCGAGCCGGAGTTGAAGCGCGGCAAGCCCCATCTGCTGTGCTACCTCGGCGTCATGGGCCCGCAGGACGGCGTCGACTACGCCTTGCGGGCCCTCGCGAGGCTGCGCGACGACCTCGGGCGGACCGACTGGCACGCGGTCTTCGTCGGTGCCGGTGACACCTTCGAGGAGATGGTGGAGCTGTCCCGGCGGCTCGGGCTCGCGGAGCAGGTGCAGTTCACCGGGCGCATTCCGGACGCCGACCTGGTGCGCTACCTGTCCACCGCGGACGTCTGCCTCTCCCCCGACCCGCGCAACCCGCTCAACGACGTGTCGACCATGAACAAGGTCCTGGAGTACATGGTGATGGGCCGGCCGATCGTCTCGTTCGACCTCCGGGAGGCGAGGGTCTCCGCGGGCGACGCGGCCGTCTACGCGCCCGCCAACGACGAGGCCGAGTTCGCCGGGCTCATCGCGCTGCTCCTCGACGACCCGGAGCGGCGGGAGCGGATGGGCAAGCTCGGTCAGGAGCGGATCGGTGGGCAGCTCTCCTGGCGGAACTCCCAGCGGTCGCTGCTCGCCGCCTACGCCGCCGCCTGCGACGGCCGCACTCCGGTGCCGTCGGCCGGCACGTCAGTACAGGGCGGGAGCCGCACCGTTGAGCGATGA
- a CDS encoding nucleotide sugar dehydrogenase yields MRVSVFGLGYVGCVSAACLAGIGHEVIGVDVNQVKVDLVNDGKAPVVEERIGELIAEVTRSGALRATVDVREAVMNSEVSLVCVGTPSEPNGSLCTTYLERVTEQIGAALAERGGRHTVVFRSTMLPGTCLNLLVPILEKAVGGTAGVDIGVAVNPEFLREGTSVRDFFDPPKTVIGELDPASGEAVMELYYGLPGEVFRVPIPTAEAIKYADNAFHGLKIGFANELGAVCQALGVDSHQVMDVFLADRKLNISPAYLRPGFAFGGSCLPKDLRSLVHAAQRADVSVPILSHVLPSNSDHLQRAVELVERTGKRRAGLLGLSFKPGTDDLRESPLVELAERLFGKGYDLRIYDANVSLSRLLGANREYIETRLPHLAQLLADSVEEVLDHAEVCVVGTRDPAVLSALPRGAGGPVIVDLVHLPDAEARRAEPGYVGLAW; encoded by the coding sequence ATGAGAGTCAGCGTTTTCGGGCTCGGCTACGTGGGCTGTGTGTCGGCCGCGTGCCTGGCCGGCATCGGCCACGAGGTCATCGGGGTGGACGTGAACCAGGTGAAGGTCGACCTGGTCAACGACGGCAAGGCCCCGGTGGTCGAGGAGCGGATCGGCGAGCTGATCGCCGAGGTCACGCGGAGCGGCGCGTTACGCGCCACCGTCGACGTCCGCGAGGCGGTCATGAACAGCGAGGTGTCGCTGGTCTGCGTGGGCACCCCGTCGGAGCCCAACGGCAGTCTGTGCACCACGTACTTGGAGCGGGTCACCGAGCAGATCGGCGCCGCGCTGGCCGAAAGGGGTGGGCGGCACACCGTCGTGTTCCGCAGCACCATGCTCCCCGGCACCTGCCTCAACCTGCTGGTGCCGATCCTGGAGAAGGCCGTCGGCGGCACGGCCGGCGTGGACATCGGGGTCGCGGTCAACCCGGAGTTCCTGCGCGAGGGCACGAGCGTGCGGGACTTCTTCGACCCGCCGAAGACCGTCATCGGCGAGCTGGATCCCGCCAGCGGCGAGGCGGTGATGGAGCTGTACTACGGCCTGCCCGGCGAGGTGTTCCGGGTGCCGATCCCGACGGCGGAGGCGATCAAGTACGCCGACAACGCCTTCCACGGCCTCAAGATCGGCTTCGCGAACGAGCTGGGCGCGGTGTGCCAGGCGCTGGGCGTGGACTCGCACCAGGTGATGGACGTGTTCCTGGCCGACCGCAAGCTGAACATCAGCCCCGCCTATCTGCGGCCCGGCTTCGCCTTCGGTGGCTCCTGCCTGCCCAAGGACCTGCGCAGCCTGGTCCACGCGGCGCAGCGGGCCGATGTGTCGGTGCCCATCCTCTCCCACGTGCTGCCCTCCAACTCCGACCATCTGCAGCGCGCGGTGGAGCTGGTCGAGCGCACCGGCAAACGCCGGGCGGGGCTGCTCGGGCTGTCCTTCAAGCCCGGCACCGACGACCTCCGCGAGAGCCCGCTGGTCGAGCTGGCGGAGCGGCTCTTCGGCAAGGGGTACGACCTGCGGATCTACGACGCCAACGTGAGCCTGTCCCGGCTGCTCGGCGCGAACCGCGAGTACATCGAGACGCGGCTGCCGCACCTCGCGCAGCTCCTGGCGGACTCCGTCGAGGAGGTGCTCGACCACGCCGAAGTGTGCGTGGTCGGGACCAGGGACCCGGCCGTGCTGTCGGCACTGCCCCGCGGTGCCGGCGGCCCGGTGATCGTCGATCTCGTCCACCTTCCCGACGCCGAGGCGCGCCGGGCCGAACCGGGGTACGTGGGCCTTGCTTGGTGA
- a CDS encoding Wzz/FepE/Etk N-terminal domain-containing protein has protein sequence MTTDRTADSPAAAPLLDLQPLVVAVRRRRRLWCSLAMLGLVAGGAFAVLLPPPPTAVTKVLVAHKEDQPNDTGTLIRTDVELLRTTRIAEAALRALKSPEKPEDFMADYRGTGLTNNLLEITVSGDSDAQAVARAEALADAFVADHVRRMRATADAESKALLEQRERTRDELAEVNKAIGDRSPESDPKASASLESLFARRAELSSRVADFDQRAAEARTGAPGIVSGTQIVDAPRAVRHSLPKTAVTNAGIGLVLGLVLGLVLAAVGSLVADRPVLRREIAAHVGASVVAELPRRGSPRLWRRRRIRAARSRLTTSLARTVRGSAEPVSLLELGCARSAGVIALDLAAALTARDGQEPVVVVDALPGLPLARRRPKPGDPAVIGSEGTAAAGPEQERRLCVGSVAPGTAWTDLPHLGSRTVLVVRAGHGSAAWLHTVARQLADQRVTVIGVVLIDPDPRDRTDGTLWDGQAHALRGRSERPTVRNGTERPRTERLPMRAARVPDSDQEGR, from the coding sequence ATGACGACGGACAGGACCGCGGACTCTCCCGCCGCCGCTCCGCTGCTGGACCTGCAGCCGCTGGTGGTGGCGGTGCGCAGGCGCCGCCGCCTCTGGTGCTCCCTGGCGATGCTCGGGCTGGTGGCCGGCGGGGCGTTCGCCGTCCTGCTGCCGCCGCCACCGACCGCGGTGACGAAGGTGCTGGTCGCCCACAAGGAGGACCAGCCGAACGACACCGGAACGCTGATCCGCACCGACGTCGAGCTGCTGAGGACGACGCGGATCGCCGAGGCGGCCCTGCGGGCCCTCAAGTCCCCGGAGAAACCGGAGGACTTCATGGCGGACTACCGGGGTACCGGCCTCACCAACAACCTGCTCGAGATCACCGTGTCCGGCGACAGCGACGCTCAAGCCGTGGCCCGGGCCGAGGCGCTGGCCGACGCGTTCGTCGCGGACCACGTCCGTCGGATGCGCGCGACCGCGGACGCCGAGTCCAAAGCCCTGCTCGAGCAGCGCGAGCGCACGCGGGACGAACTCGCCGAGGTCAACAAGGCGATCGGGGACCGGTCACCGGAGAGCGACCCGAAGGCGTCGGCGAGCCTCGAATCGCTCTTCGCCCGCCGGGCCGAACTCAGTTCACGCGTCGCCGACTTCGACCAGCGGGCCGCGGAGGCGCGTACCGGCGCACCCGGGATCGTCTCCGGCACACAGATCGTGGACGCCCCCCGCGCGGTGCGCCACTCCCTGCCCAAGACCGCTGTCACCAACGCCGGGATCGGACTCGTCCTCGGGCTGGTCCTCGGGCTCGTGCTGGCGGCGGTCGGCTCCCTGGTGGCGGACCGCCCCGTGCTGCGCCGGGAGATCGCGGCGCATGTCGGGGCCTCGGTCGTCGCGGAGCTGCCCCGCCGCGGGTCGCCCAGGCTCTGGCGGCGCCGACGGATCCGGGCGGCGCGCTCACGGCTCACCACGTCCCTGGCCCGCACCGTGCGCGGCTCCGCGGAACCGGTGTCCCTGCTGGAACTGGGGTGTGCGCGCAGCGCGGGCGTGATCGCCCTCGACCTCGCGGCGGCACTGACGGCGCGGGACGGACAGGAGCCGGTGGTCGTCGTCGACGCCCTGCCCGGCCTCCCGCTCGCCCGGCGCCGCCCGAAGCCGGGAGACCCGGCCGTGATCGGCAGCGAAGGCACCGCCGCGGCCGGGCCGGAGCAGGAGCGCCGGCTCTGCGTCGGCTCGGTGGCGCCGGGCACGGCGTGGACCGATCTGCCGCACCTCGGCAGCCGTACCGTGCTCGTCGTCCGTGCCGGGCACGGCAGTGCCGCCTGGCTGCACACCGTGGCACGGCAGCTCGCCGACCAGCGCGTCACGGTGATCGGTGTGGTGCTGATCGACCCCGATCCACGGGACCGGACCGACGGCACGCTGTGGGACGGGCAGGCCCACGCGCTGCGCGGCCGCAGCGAGCGGCCAACCGTGCGGAACGGGACCGAACGACCGCGGACGGAGCGGCTGCCGATGCGGGCGGCGCGGGTCCCGGACAGCGACCAGGAGGGGCGATAG
- a CDS encoding bi-domain-containing oxidoreductase: MKQVVQNYKSGELTLLDVPVPGCKPGGVLVRSAYSLISTGTELMKVSEAGMSMVGKARSRPDQVAKVVQSVATNGVPATYRKVMGKLDSYTPLGYSLCGVVEQVGAGIDDVSVGDVVACAGNEHALHAEVNWVPKNLYSRVPDGLEPRHAAFGTVGSIALQGVRRGEPQLGEVALVIGLGLIGQLVVQLLAASGVRVVGADPDPVRCDLAERLGAAACGDPSSPAVENAVAELTGGHGVDQVYLAAGGGSNEPVELAARLSRDRGRVVDIGKCSLDLPWNAYYEKELDVRFSRSYGPGRYDPEYELEGRDYPIGYVRWTERRNLACFLDLVARGRVDVEPLVSHTADFDDAVETYQRLKDGGLKAVAVLFRYPGHTEETVAPEMTVPAVRRAGGATAPARSGKASVRLAFVGAGNYATSMLLPHLAQREGVELSTVVTTTALSAANAQRKFGFAEATTELDAVLDDPSIDAVFVVTRHSSHAELTRRALLAGKAVFVEKPLALTEDELAGVLAAVEESGNDRLQVGFNRRFAPLLQEARERFGARTGPASLRYLVNAGRLEHGSWYLQQGTQGSRFAGEGGHFIDTASRLLDADPVSVYAMATPGNEDLQVVLGYPGGSTATISYLTTGPSGFPKETLDLVADGRALRLDDFVRASVYDGGRKRWVSSRLPKARDKGQNAELAAFIRAVRTGRPMPVPLESLVATTTATLAVGTSLAGGAPVTLAAAR; this comes from the coding sequence GTGAAACAGGTTGTGCAGAACTACAAGAGCGGCGAGCTGACGCTGCTCGACGTCCCGGTGCCGGGGTGCAAGCCGGGCGGTGTGCTGGTGCGGAGCGCCTACTCGCTGATCTCCACCGGGACCGAGCTGATGAAGGTGTCCGAGGCCGGCATGTCGATGGTCGGCAAGGCCCGCTCCCGGCCGGACCAGGTCGCCAAGGTGGTGCAGAGCGTGGCCACCAACGGAGTGCCCGCCACCTACCGCAAGGTGATGGGCAAGCTGGACTCCTACACGCCGCTCGGCTACTCGCTGTGCGGGGTGGTCGAGCAGGTCGGCGCCGGGATCGACGACGTGTCCGTGGGTGACGTGGTGGCGTGCGCGGGCAACGAGCACGCGCTGCACGCCGAGGTGAACTGGGTCCCGAAGAACCTCTACTCCCGGGTGCCGGACGGCCTCGAGCCGCGGCACGCCGCCTTCGGCACCGTCGGGTCGATCGCGTTGCAGGGCGTACGCCGCGGGGAGCCGCAGCTCGGCGAGGTGGCGCTGGTCATCGGCCTCGGGCTGATCGGTCAGCTGGTGGTGCAGTTGCTGGCCGCTTCGGGGGTGCGCGTGGTCGGGGCCGACCCCGACCCGGTGCGCTGCGATCTCGCCGAGCGCCTGGGCGCGGCGGCCTGCGGCGATCCCTCCTCACCGGCCGTGGAGAACGCCGTCGCCGAACTCACCGGCGGTCACGGTGTGGACCAGGTGTACCTGGCCGCGGGCGGCGGCAGCAACGAGCCCGTCGAGCTGGCCGCCCGGCTGAGCCGGGACCGCGGCCGGGTCGTCGACATCGGCAAGTGCAGCCTGGACCTGCCCTGGAACGCGTACTACGAGAAGGAGCTCGACGTCCGGTTCTCCCGCTCGTACGGTCCCGGCCGCTACGACCCGGAGTACGAACTGGAGGGGCGCGACTACCCGATCGGCTATGTGCGCTGGACCGAGCGTCGCAACCTGGCGTGCTTCCTCGATCTCGTCGCCCGCGGTCGCGTCGACGTGGAGCCCCTGGTCTCCCACACGGCCGACTTCGACGACGCCGTCGAGACGTACCAGCGCCTGAAGGACGGCGGTCTCAAGGCCGTGGCCGTGCTGTTCCGGTACCCCGGACACACGGAGGAGACGGTGGCCCCGGAGATGACCGTGCCCGCGGTGCGCCGCGCCGGCGGGGCCACCGCACCGGCCCGGTCCGGCAAGGCGTCGGTGCGGCTGGCGTTCGTCGGCGCCGGGAACTACGCGACGTCGATGCTGCTGCCGCACCTGGCACAGCGCGAGGGCGTCGAGTTGTCCACGGTCGTCACCACGACGGCGCTGTCCGCGGCCAACGCGCAGCGCAAGTTCGGCTTCGCCGAGGCGACCACGGAACTCGACGCGGTGCTCGACGACCCGTCCATCGACGCGGTGTTCGTGGTCACCCGGCACAGCTCGCACGCCGAGCTGACCCGAAGGGCGCTGCTGGCCGGCAAGGCGGTGTTCGTGGAGAAGCCGTTGGCGCTGACCGAGGACGAGCTGGCCGGCGTGCTCGCGGCGGTCGAGGAGTCGGGCAACGACCGGCTGCAGGTGGGCTTCAACCGCCGGTTCGCGCCGCTGCTGCAGGAGGCCCGGGAGCGGTTCGGCGCGCGGACCGGGCCGGCGAGCCTGCGCTACCTGGTCAACGCGGGCCGGCTGGAGCACGGCAGCTGGTACCTCCAACAAGGCACCCAGGGCTCCCGGTTCGCCGGTGAGGGCGGGCACTTCATCGACACGGCGAGCCGGCTGCTCGACGCCGACCCGGTCTCGGTGTACGCGATGGCGACGCCCGGAAACGAGGACCTCCAGGTGGTGCTGGGCTACCCGGGCGGCTCGACCGCCACCATCAGCTACCTCACCACCGGCCCGTCCGGCTTCCCCAAGGAGACGCTGGACCTGGTCGCCGACGGCCGGGCGCTGCGGCTCGACGACTTCGTCCGTGCCTCCGTCTACGACGGCGGCCGGAAGCGGTGGGTGAGTTCCCGGTTGCCGAAGGCGCGGGACAAGGGCCAGAACGCCGAACTGGCCGCGTTCATCAGGGCCGTGCGGACCGGCCGGCCGATGCCGGTGCCGCTGGAGTCGCTGGTGGCCACCACCACGGCCACCCTCGCCGTAGGGACCAGTCTGGCCGGCGGCGCGCCGGTCACGTTGGCGGCGGCGCGATGA